CAGCTCACAGCCAAGTTCCTGATAGGTTTTCTGAGCATTTTCCAATGCTTTTTGAACACCGGGGCGCAGACCTTCGTAATATTCTTTCGGAATACCGATTTTCATGCCTTTAATGGATTGATTTAAACTTTCAGCACAGGGAGCTCCTTTTCGTCCGCTGCAGGTGCTGTCACGTTTGTCATAAGATGAAATCGCATCAAAGACTAGTGCGGCATCTTCGGCACAGCCGGCGATTGGCCCAATTTGGTCAAAGGAACTTGCAAATGCGATCAGACCATAACGAGAGACGGCACCATAGGTTGGTTTTAACCCGACAACACCGCAGAACGAAGCAGGCTGCCGAATAGAACCGCCGGTATCACTGCCCAATGCGTAAGCGGCGAGATTTGCGCAAACAGCGCTGGCACCTCCGCCGGAAGAACCACCAGGGACCCGATTTAGATCGTGCGGATTCTTGGCGCCGCCGTAGCAGCTTGTTTCACAGGTGGAACCCATTGCAAATTCATCCATATTGGTTTTGCCGAGGAGGATAGCATTCTGTGCTTTTAAAATTTCCCAGACAGCAGCATCATAGATTGGAGTGTAACCGCTCAAAATTTTAGAGCAGCAAGTTGTCGGAATCTTGTTGGTGCTGATATTGTCCTTTAAGGTCATCGGAACCCCTTCTAGGGGAGAAAGTGGGTTCCCAGCGGCAATTTTCTGGTCAACTCTTTTTGCAGCGAAAAATGCTTCTTCCGGAGTGACAGTCACATAGGAATTTAAAATCTGGTTATCGCGCTCGATTGCATCCAGATAACTTTTGGTCAGTTCTTCGCAGGAATAGTCCTTGTGGAGGAGTCCTTCCTGAATTTTTCGAATCGTACTGTAAGAATCCATTTGTTTCCTCCTTATGACCGCTTCTTTACAAGAAAACAGCCGTCGTCCTGATCCTGCGCATTTTTTAGGATTTCTTCTTGCGGCAGGCTTTCCTGTATGGTGTCTTCACGAAACACATTAGAAAGACCATTAATATTATCAAAATCGTTCTGATCTGCGGGAATGGAATTAATGGTATCCGCAAAATCAATGATGGAATTCATTTCTTCCGCAAGATTCTGAAGCTTTTCGGGTGGAATAGAAAGTTTTGCAAGCTTTGCAAGACTTAGCAGTTCTTCATGGCTGACCATAAGGTTCCTCCTTTTGCCGGGTTTAAAAATTGTGCAGTCAAGAGGGGAAAAGAAAATTCCCATGCTGGCTGCACAAGTGGTTCCGGCGGATTATTTAATATGCGGTTCATCCGCTGATAATGCTTCTTATTTAGAGGCGCGTTTTTCCTGGATATGCCGAATAAGCTGCATAACGAATGCGACTAAAGCACAGAGCAGAGCCAGTTTGACTAAAGTGATTGCAAGGTAGCCCAGCCCTTTGATCAGTGTTAAAATCAAAACGCAGGCAACAACGATTACGACTGCAAGAGAAAGAGTCTGTTTAAAGTTTAAATTTCGCATTTTAAATCTCCTTTCAGACAATTACCGCAATTTAATGTGGATCTCCCGCAGCTGTTGTTCGGTAACCGTGTTGGGAGAACCCATCATAACGTCCTGTGCATTGGAATTCATGGGGAATGCGATGACTTCACGAATATTATCTTCGCCGGTCAAGAGCATTACCATGCGGTCGATTCCAGGTGCCATTCCAGCATGCGGCGGAGCACCATACTGGAACGCATTATAGAGAGAAGAGAATTTGTTTTTGAGGTCATCCTCGGTATATCCTGCAATCTCGAAGGCTTTTTTCATAATTTCCAAATCATGATTGCGCACGGCACCGGAAGAAAGCTCTACGCCATTGCAGACAATATCGTACTGATAGGCGAGAATGTCTTCCGGGGCTTTATGAAGAAGGTCATCCATACCGCCTTGCGGCATCGAGAAGGGATTGTGCGTGAAGATATATTTTCCGGTTTCCTCGTCAATTTCGTACATTGGAAAATCAACGATATAGCAGAGTTCATAGCGACTTTCATCGATCAAATGCAGACGTTCGCCGAGCTCTGTGCGAATCTGGCCTGCCAGCTTTGGAGCGAAGTCTTTATCGTCCGCAATAAAGAAGATAACGTCTCCCTTTTTCAGACCGGAACGCTTGATCATTTCTGCACGCTGCTCTTCGGTTAAAAACTTATCGATTGGGCCTTTAAAGGAGCCATCCTCCATCGCTTCGATATAACCAAGGCCTTTCATGCCGA
This genomic window from Caproicibacterium sp. BJN0003 contains:
- the gatA gene encoding Asp-tRNA(Asn)/Glu-tRNA(Gln) amidotransferase subunit GatA — translated: MDSYSTIRKIQEGLLHKDYSCEELTKSYLDAIERDNQILNSYVTVTPEEAFFAAKRVDQKIAAGNPLSPLEGVPMTLKDNISTNKIPTTCCSKILSGYTPIYDAAVWEILKAQNAILLGKTNMDEFAMGSTCETSCYGGAKNPHDLNRVPGGSSGGGASAVCANLAAYALGSDTGGSIRQPASFCGVVGLKPTYGAVSRYGLIAFASSFDQIGPIAGCAEDAALVFDAISSYDKRDSTCSGRKGAPCAESLNQSIKGMKIGIPKEYYEGLRPGVQKALENAQKTYQELGCELVPLALPELQYALPVYYILACAEASSNLGRYDGIRYGYKTEHYNDLNEMICKTRSEGFGAEVQRRILLGTYVLSSGYYDAYYKKAQILRGKIVDAFRSAFQKCDIILAPTVPVTALPQHYSSNAVDNYRTDICTVPVNIAGLPGISVPCGKDEDNMPVGMQLIGRKFEEATILRAAHQYEKAVRDTVFCPVKMGVKK
- the gatC gene encoding Asp-tRNA(Asn)/Glu-tRNA(Gln) amidotransferase subunit GatC; amino-acid sequence: MVSHEELLSLAKLAKLSIPPEKLQNLAEEMNSIIDFADTINSIPADQNDFDNINGLSNVFREDTIQESLPQEEILKNAQDQDDGCFLVKKRS